The window TTGATCAATTAATCATATTTGTAAATTTTTTACCCCTGCTTTTTTACTATATcattataaaacatttattttattttgtttgtaggGAAAACCAGTTGGGGGTAAAACATGGATTCTTCCAAGGaggtaatttttaatcaacaatTTCTACTacccttttttcagtttgtatttTGCAAACAGATGTCTACATTTCCATTGGGTTCCTTTAGTTGTCAAATATATGCATAATTCCACTGGTGTTGTCAGAAAGTAAAGTTACTCATCTTGTAGAGATTTGTGTGTGAGCGAGCTCACCGACAAATCCTCTCATCCCGTTTCCCCCTCAAGCCAGGTCACTTCTTCTCATCCCGCTTATGTAACACGAGACtcaaaagaattgaaacaaCCACCAGGAGGAACACGGAAAACACCGTCACTCACGTTTTAGATTGTTCAGCACGACTaacattcataaaaaatgaaatcttgTGCACTAAACGTGACCCATGTAATATTTAAATTGGAGTTATGTCTATGTGCCCAATacacaaacaaatgcaaataaattttccaaaaatgtcaatttttgtgCTCCTGTGTCATGCGAGTCTGTGCAATATAGCATGTAGTGACTCGTGTTGCTAAAAAAGACTCCTTGAAAAACCAATTAGGACAAAGTTGGTCGCCTAATCCATCTGGCGGCCGTCCCACTAGCGAGACGCTAATAGCGGCACGTGTCCGTTCACTTTGCAATTTGATGCCTTGCAATTTGATGCCTTGCAATGCAATGTTCATTATAAAGCTAATATAACTATTTCCATGTTTTTGTACAGTAACATTGTTACCAAAATCCATGTAAATGTGTTCAAAAAACCCAAAGGTGCTCATAAAGTATATCTTTTTTCATACtgtatatctttttttgtaGATTCTATCTCTAAAGGCATTTTAGAGGGCTATAAAAATGAATTCTTGGGAGATTTTGCAGCTTTTTATATCTCGTCTTAAGATCGAGTGCAATATGAGAGGATGATAAAGAATCATTTGGTCAATCCTTTGTTAATGAAAATCCTCAAAAACAGTCTGGATAcgaaaatataacattttatgCAGTTTATACAACTCTATACACCTACATTACCGAAATTTTCGGACTAAGAGTCTCACCACCCAAATAATGCATTATATAGagaaaaacattatatatatcGTATTTTAGGAAGGGCAATTTTTGATTAGAAACCATGAATAAATaccatttaaagtaaaaatagttaCATTGAGAACAACAGACTTACTAGGAATctgttaatgtaacatttaTAGTTTTTGTGGATAACTATACCATTAAAAAAGGCTTTAAGtggtcagagagagaaaaaaatggacttatAGTATGGAAAATATGCCAAACAAgtcaaaaaatggacaaatgtcTGTATGTAAATGttgtcattgtaaaaaaaaagtattagtgTTCATCCAGTGATAACTGATGCCATTTTTGATTCCATAGGTGCTTGCCGTTGTCCATTGCTTCAAATCGTAACCAGCACAAAATGACTTCCTATGGCTCCGCCCTTAATCGTAGCCAGTCGGTGGCGAGCGGCCTGGAGAAGTCGTCGCCCACGTGGACCAAAGGTCCTCACTCGCGTAGCAGTAGCACGCTGTCATCTCGACATTCCCGTCAGGTAAATCAAAGTGTAAAAGAACTCCGACTCCCATCAAGATGGTCCCCAAATCCATTTATTTCTCACAGTTGATTAAAGACTGGGAGGTTGTGGATGACGTCCAACTGGACGGAAACAACCCGGGTGAACATCCACAGGAAATTCCTGGTGTCTGTGAAGGCTATCTTCTCAAAAGGAGAAAATGGCCACTTAAAGGCTGGCACAaggtaaaaacacaacaaaatgtatccactttttcattttttctaacATAAGTCTTCTTGGTTACCCAGCGATACTTTGTCCTAGAGGGAGGAACCTTGCGATATTGCAAAAATCAACAAGATGTAAGCACATATGAACACAATTTTTAGACAACCTAACTACTGAATGTAGTGGTAATGCCAATACTAATATGTCctattttgacttgacttttaaCAGGTGTCCATTGGTAGAGTGCAAGGTTCTCTGGACATAAGCAGCACAGTCATGTCCATCAACAAGAAGTCCAACCGTATTGACTTGGATGCAGGGGACATTCTGTATCACATGAAGGTGAACATCCactttttatgtttaaaaaaatgataatactaATGCAGGGCCAGAATAGCAGTTGCTTACAGAATGTGTAGTTAGGGTATATGAACCATAATGCATACATGTCAACTCGGCTAATTGCTCCCCATATTAGTGATAATTCCCCCTTTTTAAGCTATTTAAAtgaaacatacatatatgtactcaCATagtgcgcacttaaaagtcaaaaaatgtCTCCTAAATGGACAGGATGctcaatcagtatgcactaaattcaatattCTGTAGCTTTCACAGTAGAAGCTAACATCTTGACTGTttaggtacattgcttgctgacacactgtatttatatagtgaaaaaaaatacggAAAAAACTACAGTATGCATAGTGCGTTTGTCTAGCTAACATTTCTAGTAAATTATTATCAGCCTTTGCATTTGAGTGCTAACTGTAGCACTTTAAAGGAGATAAAACCCATATTTAATATCAggaaattttttttatcaatatttcCTCTGCTACTAAAGGCCAAGAGCCACGAGCTCTTCTACATTTGGGTGACCAAGCTTCAGGCGCATCGTTCATACAAGAAGAGCGAAGCTGCATTGGCGCATGCTTGCGTCCAAAACAATGGACACCTACTAACGCTCACATCCGATACCGTCTTACTCGGCGGTCAGCCAAAGTGTTTCCCTCAGCCCTCGTCCAAGGCAGCCGTGGACAGCAAAGTGACAGCATGGCTGCAGCAGAGTCCGTCTCCCGACAATTGCGCTCAAGGTACTCCTCCAGAATTTCTTTCCACCAAAAAACAATAGCTACAACAGTTCTTGACCTTCTTCCAGAACTGAACCGTTGCAATTTGGACCTTTCCGAGCTTAACCGTCTAATCCAGAAACTGCAGACGCTAGAGGCAGGACAGACATTCACAAATGGGGAACTTCAGCGCATTATCAGCACACAGGTGGTGGCGTGTGGTTGTTTGtccttatttttattgtaataaTGCACTTTAAAAGCTTGATTTTGTGTTTACATACAGAATATTTCTCTGGAGAAACCAAAGAAGCAAAAAGCAGCAAGGGTTTGGGGTCACTCTCGTACCTTGTCAAGAGTGGAAGCCCTTGGAATGGTGAGAAGTCAAATATATGGACAAAAATATTGGGGCGCAGCTGTTAATTGTCATTTAGACGTCAATTGTTAAGTGTAGTTGTTTCGGGAACGTAACGGGaccaaaaagttatttttccatttcaaaagcCTGTTCGTAGGATAACCAAATCGGTGAGTTCTTAGTGGGCAGATTGGTGAAGTGTTGTGATTCGTTCCTATCCAGCCATCAATACAAGGCACTGTGTCTAGCTCTGCCCCTTTTAGCAACCCCAGGGAGCCTCTTGAGATGGTttgttgacagtttttttgggtgaGATTCACAATGTAAGCAATTTACGTTTTGCTTTGATTTAGCTGTCCAGCCCCCTGAATAGCTCCTTCCACTTTGGCGCTTCCGTCCCATCCATCCCGGACTATGTCTACTCACAGCTGGCGCCCCCCCATGTCGCTACGTCTACTGAGGGCAAGAAATTGCAGCAGGACATTTGCGCTGTGTCCCTGCGAGGTAAAGCAACTgtacactaaccctaaccctaaccctaatccttaATCTGGGGGTCCTTAATCTGTTTAGTTTTGGCTTCCCTTCAAACGGTCCACACTTCGTTGAGCCAAGAGAGGCAGAAATTCCAGGAAGTTTGGGAAAATAACAATGTCCACCAGTGCCACACCGAAGAGGTAAAATGATCTCTCCACATCGGCTTTTCATAAAACCACAATCTGCCCATCTTCTTCCAGCAGGGGGCCGAGGGGGCGGGTTCACCCCACAGGCCTCCCTCGGTGGATGAATCAACGGCCGAGTATTTCGATGCTAGCGACGACTTCTGCTTAGCGAGCTCCTCCGATGTCTCCGACGAGTCGGGACTGAGCGATGGAAGCACGTCCAACTCGGAGCCAGAAGAAGGACATTGTGAGTCCGATATAAATTTAAAATGGGCAAACTAGTCTGTATTCACCAACCCACAACATCATGTTCCTGGTCTTGACAGTGTCCGCCACTCGAAAGTACCGCGCTAGCATTTCCAGGTCTCCTCAAAGAGTGGTTCCAAAGAGCAGTGGAAGACGAACAACGCTTCCCGCGTCGTGTCCAGATAACAGTCATGTGGGCCTCATGGCCATCCTCTATAATAACATTGGTATACAGCCACGTCCTAAAACCGACACTCGAGAATAGCGCAAAAATTCTTTGCTATCTGCATTGTTGTAACATAGGCAAAGACCTAGCTCGCGTGTCCATGCCAGCCGCTCTGAACGAGCCGATCAACCTGTTGCAGCGACTTTGCGAGGAACTGGAGTACAGTGAACTGCTTGATACCGCCGCCGCGACTGCGGATCCTTACCAGAGGATGGTAAACACAATTGGAAATAGTAATCACATGATCTAGATCAGTTGTTTTCGGATTGGTAGCTAACTTCTCTCCATCAGGTCTATATTGCGGCCTTCGCCATCTCAGGATACTCGACCGCCACTTTCCGAAACCGCTACAAGCCCTTTAATCCCGTCCTAGGGGAGACCTACGAATGTGTTAGGGAGGACCGGGCATTTCGTTTTATCAGTGAACAGGTAGACCGCGACAAAATTACGAATGCAGTTATTGCTATAAGAATCATCCTTTGAGATTTGGACAATctctgtctttatttttttttaattaggtaTGCCACCATCCTCCCATCTCTGCTTGCCACGCAGAATCGGACAACTTTGCCTTCTGGCAAGGTGAAGCTTCCCGATCTTAAAACCAGAAGTGAAAGCATctaaaataactattttatcCGTTGAAACAGACCAAAGGTGGAAGAACAAGTTCTGGGGAAAGTCCTTGGAGATCGTGCCGACCGGAATGGTCAACGTTACACTTCCCAGGTAAACGGAAGTCTGTAAAATGGGGAGAACCTGTGAGGCAGTTCAGTAGGTTTTTTGGATGTCATTCTCAGATGTGGAGATCACTACGAGTGGAACAAAGTAGTGACGTGCATCCACAACGTCTTGAGTCAACAACGCTACCTGGAACATTACGGGGAAGTCACCATTCGGAACCTGAAGAGCAACGCATGTACCTGTAAGATTACTTTTGTCAAGGTAACTAAAAACCTGAAATTATTGCACTACATATGGCACTACACAGTCCAGATACTACAGAAGTGTTCAATTACACTTAATTTACCTGAGTggttaaatatatacatactttgTTCTGATTCTACTCCTTGAAGTCTCGCTACTGGGGGTCAGAGGCCAACAAAAATGAGGTCCAGGGCACCGTACTGGACCAGACCGGCAGCATCATCCACcgctttggaggtctttggcatgAGGGAATATTCTGTGACACCCTACCCACCCCCAAATGCATCTGGAAGCCAAGTAAGGCTATTTATGACAGATTCTACTATGTCCTACTTAAACGGTCTAACCTAAGAGACCTTTTCACCTTCAGTTCCTCAACCCAAAGACCACCTCATCTTTTACGGCTTCTCCACCTTCGCCATGGAGCTCAACCAGCTTACCGAAGACTTAAAACCACTGCTGCCCCTTACTGACAGCCGCCTACGACCCGACCAGAGGTCAGAGAAGACTTACACACTTATTATATGAAGTATTATTCCACCAATGCAGTTTCTTTAGATCTATATGACATTCTTATGCTCTTGTATTCTCATCAAATGCTTGtctccttttcatttttttaaaataatcatttatattGTTTCCTTCTCTTGTTATGGCTGTGGGAaccaaaaataacagtttttttctcccatattGGCCGCATCCGTGTATAAGCAGTacccttgaaattgccttaaaatagttgactAGGGAACATCTTAATACATCTTAATAAAAATACTTGCACTTGGTATTTCTAAGAGACTGTATAAATAAATTTCACGTTTTCTGAAACATATCGACTATTTTGTGCGCATAAAAGCCgaacccttgattcagtcatcatttttttggagacaaaTATGATGTatgtgcgagaaaatatggttataAATAAACTAAAAGTAACAAAGATAAAGTTGTTGACgattgtacttgttttttttttctcaaagaaTGTTAGAGGAAGGCCGAGTAGAAGAGACGGATAAAAAGAAAGACGAAATCGAGGAACTGCAGAGGGAAAGGAGGAAGGAACTCTCCAAGAAAAGAGAGGAACACGTCCCGGCTTTCTTCAAGTCAGTTCCACAAACGGACcgacaataaacaaaaatgtactCCAACTTGCATAACCTGAACTTGTGTTTATTCGTTTATGTTTCAGAAAAGCCAAAGATGGTTGTGGACGTGATGTCTGGTTGACAAATGACACTTACTGGAAACTGCGAGAGGATCCTGGCTTCACCAAGCTACCATCTTTAAAATTGTGGTGACTTTGGCGCACAAATCCACCAGAAAAACAAGCACATGTGATACGCTGTTGAATTTCAGCGTGGATGTGTtttattcttattcttttttATACAAAGACTAATCTTTAAAGACCAAAGATGAGACTCATTTAAGGAATGTACACTTGACAATGATTTAACTCTTTATAGTGCACTCATTTTAATATTATggattaacaaaaataaagaaaaataatttagaatGTTGCTGGGAgctgcaaataaaaaatattgctcATGGAAATGTACATAATGAACTTGAAGTAACCAAGAATAAAtgtgaagtgactaaaaaatgacTCACAATCAACCTGTACATgcacaaaaaataatatgaagTAAATCATAATGATCAGTAAGTGAGTAGTAAATTATTTTGACTAAAATTTCTTTAagcttaatttgaattgaaaaaaaaaagtttaaaaagtgaCTTCATTTAATACATTgacctgccattgacggtgttagaggtccaattcaatttgactaCCACCCAAATTGGATAGGACGTTTACAACCGTCAATGGCGTTGAAATATAATTCCTCACTTCTGTTGGGTCACTTTGCAGCTCCCATTTACAGTGGTGACAACTGTCTTTTTAGCTCCAGGTGTGTGAGTGACCCACTTATTCAGCCCACAGAAGAAGGGAACGCGACATGCGACATTCGTCTTTCCCACTGGCCTCAAACGCATCTTACTGCCCTTCCTGTCGCTATAGTAACTGTCGCCAACCATCAGTTCACCTGTGTTTTCTCTTTTAGTGCATCGCCACCTACAAATGTTCTGATGTGTCGTTTCCTCCGGGCATCTGGGGGGAGAATTAAGCCAAAGTGAAGGAACCTCTCTTGGAAGTTTTGAAAGttgtttcaaataaataaaatataaaaaaaaatacatatattttttacttttgtcaTAGATATGAATTGGTCTATATGTCTAATTGTgtctgtgtatttttatttatttatccttttttaaatacCGTTATTTATATAATAGTAAAATTCATTACATTTTGGCCAGCCTGGTGAggtctgggttcgaatccatggtaggctggtagaacaattaaattgtatattttttttgctgtattcctttactttgttttttttttttgcgtgtacTGTGTACTGTATTCCACAACACAATTATTGGTTTATCGATTCTTTAAATTATTCAAAACTGACatctttattgaaaaaaaatggacaaacacTTTGGCTTTCCGCAGGTGTGGTGATGACAGGTTTGAAGAGAAGGGACATCACGAGTGAGGTATTCCAAAAACTTTTAATCGGGAACATTTGTCTCTATACTAATCTCACTCAAAGATGTAGAATAGCAGATCCAGTTACAAATGTTACTTCATGACTTTCCAAGATGAAAGATGGAAGAGGAAAATGTTATTGAAAACTTGCCAAGAAGACACattttaaaggtaaaaaaacatgtatgaatAATCAATAGATAGATGAATGTGATTGCAACGTAACATTTGGAACAGGAGTAGGCTGAacagttttttaatgtttgggtTCTAAATAATAAATGCATGATCTCACAAATATGAATCATCAACCATCCCAAAAGATGTGCATTATAAAACACAACTAAATACGCTTCTCCCGTAAGCTTAAAAACCAAGATCTTTATGATTGTGACGTTTATTGGCATTTGCAACAACTATGCTTAACTAATATATTTCCTGTCTTCTAAAGTCAAACGTCTAAGCGTCTCGCCGTCTAGTGGTAGAAAGTGTAATTACGTGCATTAGAAGAAACGATACATAAAATTACACTAATCGCAGTATAAGTAAAATTTGGATGAAATACTGAATAAATATTGAACATGTTTAGAAAGATATTTTGTTGTCTACCTTTCAGTCTTCCATTTGTTCTAATTTCAGAAAAGATTTAATTCAGAAAAGAACAAAATGCAAAACAGgcctatttttatgtatttttggttTACCTGAATAAACAAGTCAGGAAATAATCTTCCTTTTCCTGATTGATAatggtttaaaataaaatcagaaaatgagCCTTTATGTTCTTTCATTAAACGTCTATTTAACACAATTCAGGAAACAAACTAATGTCTTTTCTCAGATTCACATTAATAATATGTTAGGTTGACTGATATTGAACctgtttcctttttattttttagttgacacacaaaaacaaaaaaacatttagaccaGTTTAAGACCCCTGATCTAACAAGTGAAGCCAAAAAGTATAATACTCATACTGAGAGGTGGATATCAAATAGCTGGGCAAGGGAGATATGCGGGCGGCTCAGTGAACATAATAGCTAAAATAGTCGGTGTCTTTGTCGCAGAGTTGAGCGCCGCGATCAGGCGGCGGCGAGTTCTCCGTGCTGGACGTATAGGGCGACAACCTCCTCCTCTTGAGGTCCCCTTGACCGCCCTCAAAGGGGGCCGAGTTCAACGAGTCTCGTGACTTGACCGACGGGGCCTCCAGCCAATCCGCTGTGCCGTCTTTCCCCTTGTCGGTCGTCGGGATGGGTTCTAAAAGTCTGGCATGGCCCGGCGACGATGACAGCGGGCGGAACCAGGCCAGCCCCGCCGCCGGTTTGGCGGACAGATACTGAGACGGAGCCCGGGTGGCGGTCCATCCCGTCGGGGTGGACACGCTGGTGGAGGCGAAAGGATGCTCGGGGTAGTAGCTGAGCGCCGGGTGGGCCGGGTGTGCTGGGGTTTGCAAGGGGAAGGGCTTGTAGAAAGCGTTGTTGAAGTCGCCCTCGAAGGACGATGTGAAGTCTAGGCGGTTGGGGGCGACGGCCTGCTGGGAGGGGAGGTACCAGTGGGGTCCTGGGCTTGATGGGGTGTCCTTGTGCTGCTGGGTGCCCGCCATTGTGACTTCTCGGCTGTAGAAGCGGCTCTGGGGCAGTGGGCCCACGTATGGCTCCGACAGGTAGCTGGAGGCGTAGCAGCCACCCGGGAGGAGAGGCTGGCTCTCCGTGGGGGAGGGGGTGAGGCGTTCAGGGTCGGGTGGCGCGTACAGACTAAGTGTAGGAGGAAGAAGGGTAAGGGGGAGGTTTGAAATGGTGTTACTTCCTGAACAGAAACCTCAAGCATCTCTCAAGTAGCTCTTCAAAAAACCACTTGAGTACGCAAAAAATATGAGTAAtatttttgagacatttttggCCACGCCTCTAAATGATGTGGCATTGGAATTTTTCAGAAATTGATCATATGTGGTTAAGTGAGTTTAATGAAAATGTTACTAAAAAAGGTCTTTGGAATggcattattttgaaatgtttttttgtactttccCCTAAATGTATTTCTTTGATAGGGCACGCCTTTCACTGATTGGTCGAGctaaacgtccaatctattttgaggGAGACTTGCAACAAATGACTATGCTTTAGTcgaagtgaaagtttctgaggtgagagttTAGTCATAGCTGATGGCGTTACATTGATGGTGCAAGATGTTCCATTCAGTTTGAAAATGGATTTGGTCATCTAACATCATCAATGACATCAAAAAGGTTCAcatgacatatttttatttttgatttaaatttctttttaaagtaaaaacaattattaattATGTTACTTATGATATTTTGTAACTATTGACATcatattttaaaagatattttagacattttaagcactattgtcattttttaatgataaaaatgtttaagcaaccattaaaaaagaaaacaataagaaCTATTTTCTAGttaaatttataaatatttaaaataaaaacatgaaaaatgagcATTCATCAACATTTATGAATTAGACTTCCGTCTTTGTCaatgtttcataaaaaaatattataaaaaacaATCTA is drawn from Stigmatopora nigra isolate UIUO_SnigA chromosome 18, RoL_Snig_1.1, whole genome shotgun sequence and contains these coding sequences:
- the osbpl7 gene encoding oxysterol-binding protein-related protein 7 — protein: MTSYGSALNRSQSVASGLEKSSPTWTKGPHSRSSSTLSSRHSRQLIKDWEVVDDVQLDGNNPGEHPQEIPGVCEGYLLKRRKWPLKGWHKRYFVLEGGTLRYCKNQQDVSIGRVQGSLDISSTVMSINKKSNRIDLDAGDILYHMKAKSHELFYIWVTKLQAHRSYKKSEAALAHACVQNNGHLLTLTSDTVLLGGQPKCFPQPSSKAAVDSKVTAWLQQSPSPDNCAQELNRCNLDLSELNRLIQKLQTLEAGQTFTNGELQRIISTQNISLEKPKKQKAARVWGHSRTLSRVEALGMLSSPLNSSFHFGASVPSIPDYVYSQLAPPHVATSTEGKKLQQDICAVSLRVLASLQTVHTSLSQERQKFQEVWENNNVHQCHTEEQGAEGAGSPHRPPSVDESTAEYFDASDDFCLASSSDVSDESGLSDGSTSNSEPEEGHLSATRKYRASISRSPQRVVPKSSGRRTTLPASCPDNSHVGLMAILYNNIGKDLARVSMPAALNEPINLLQRLCEELEYSELLDTAAATADPYQRMVYIAAFAISGYSTATFRNRYKPFNPVLGETYECVREDRAFRFISEQVCHHPPISACHAESDNFAFWQDQRWKNKFWGKSLEIVPTGMVNVTLPRCGDHYEWNKVVTCIHNVLSQQRYLEHYGEVTIRNLKSNACTCKITFVKSRYWGSEANKNEVQGTVLDQTGSIIHRFGGLWHEGIFCDTLPTPKCIWKPIPQPKDHLIFYGFSTFAMELNQLTEDLKPLLPLTDSRLRPDQRMLEEGRVEETDKKKDEIEELQRERRKELSKKREEHVPAFFKKAKDGCGRDVWLTNDTYWKLREDPGFTKLPSLKLW